Part of the Streptomyces sp. WMMC500 genome is shown below.
AGTGGCGGCGGCCGTGGCGCAGCAGGTAGCGGTTGCAGGGGCTGGAGCCGCAGGGGGTGAGGCGTGCCGCGTCGGGGCCGGTGAGCAGGTCGGCCGCGTCGGCGGCGAGGACGGCCAGCGCGCGGTCGAGGATCTCGTTGACGGGGCACGGCGCCGCCCGGTACGGGCCGTTCTTCTCGTCCCAGTACAGCAGCGCGGCCGTGGGGGCGCGGCTCAGCGCGTCGTTGACGGCGGCCAGCGCCGCCGGCAGGGCGGGCAGCCCTTCGGCGCGGGCGGCGAAGAGCGCGCGCAGGTGCTCTCGCAGCGAGCGCAACTGCGCCGCGCACATCTCCCGGATCCCGGCGTCCGCCGGGGCGAGGCCGTGCGCGGTCAGCCAGCGATTGGCACTGGCGGGGGTCCCGAGCAGATCGGTGAAGTGCCCGCCCGGCAGCGCCATGGCGCTGTTGACGAAGTCGAGCGACAGATGGTCCGCCGCCCCGGGCGCGGGGGTGGCGGCGAGGTCGCCGGTCGGGCTCTCAGGCATACGTCTCATGGTACGGGTTGCCGTCATCCGTGAGTCGAGGCTATGGTTCCTCACGGATAATCACCTAGTCATCCGTGAGGTTTTCATGGCCGGAGCCGGCACGACCGCCGAGCAGTTCCCCGTACGCGTCCTCGGCGGCCCCACCGCCTTCTTCGAGTACGGCGGCCTCGGCTTCCTGACCGATCCCACCTTCGACCAGCCCCGCGACTACGAGGTGCCGGGCGGGGCGCTGACCAAGACCGCGCCCCCCGCGGCGGCGCCGACGGGGCTGGGCCGTATCGACGTGGTCCTGCTCTCCCACGACGAACACCCCGACAACCTCGACGAGGCCGGCCGGGCGCTGCTCGCCGGCGTCCCCCTGACGCTGACCACGCCCGGCGGAGGCAAGCGGCTGGGCGCGGGGGCCCGCGGCCTGGCCGACTGGGAGACCGCCGAGGTGGCGCGGCCGGGCGGCGGCACGGTCACGGTCACGGCCGTACCCGCCGTGCACGGGCCGGAGCCGCGCGCGGTGGTGGAGGCGGCGATCGGGGAGGTCGTCGGGTTCGTGCTGACCGGCGCGGGGCTGCCCGTCGTCTACGTCAGCGGCGACAACGCCTCGGCGGCGGCGGTCGCCCGGACCGCCGAGCGGTTCGGGCCGGTGGACACCGCGATCCTGTTCGCCGGCGCACCGCGGATCCCGGTCCTCTTCGGCGGCGAGCCGCTGGTCCTGGACAGCGCGGGGGCGGCGGACGCGGCCCGGGTGCTCGGCGCCCGCAGGGTGGTGCCCGTCCACTACGACAGTTGGTCGCACTTCACGGAGGGCCGCGACGAACTGGCCGCCGCCTTCGCGGCGGCCGGGATGCGGGACCGGCTCGACTGGGGGCTGCGGGGCTGACCCCGCGGTCGTGGCCGGCACCCCGCGCGCGGTGCGGCCGGACGCCGCCCGTACCGTCGGCGCCGTACGACAGCATCGCGCACCCGTCGCGCGCTCGAACGAAGGAAACCCCAGGTGACCACCACCGCGCCCGCTCCGCCCGCCCTCCGCACGCGGGCCCGCGCGCAGCGCCGTGCCCTCATCGTCCTGTTCGCCGCCCAGGTCCTCAGCGGCGCCGGCCTTGCGGCGGGCGTGGTCAACGGCGCGCTCCTCGCCCAGGACATGCTCGGCTCCACGGGCCTGGCCGGGCTGCTCGCCGCGCTGGCCACCGCCGGTGCCGCGCTGGCGGCGGCCGTCGTCGGACGGCTCTCCGACGCGTACGGCCGCCGCCCCGGGCTGGCCGCGGGGTATCTCACCGGCGCCGTCGGCGGCGCGGGCGTCGTCGCGGCGGCGGTCGCCGGCAGCCCCGCGCTGCTGTTCGCGGCCATGGTCGTCTACGGCGCGGGCACCGCCACCAACCTCCTCGCCCGTTACGCGGGCGCCGACCTGGCGGCGCCCGCGTACCGCGCCCGCGCCGTGTCCACCGTGCTCGTCGCCACCACCCTGGGCGGTGTGGCCGGCCCCAACCTGGCCGTGCCCGCCGGTGATCTGGGCGTGGCGCTCGGCGTCCCCCGGCTGGCCGGGCTGTTCCTCGTCTCGGCCGCCGCGTACGGCGCCGCCGCCCTGGTGCTGGCGGTGTGGCTACGCCCCGACCCGCTGCTGCTGGCACGCGAACTCGACGCGGCGGAGGACGCCGCCGCGGCGTCCTCGCCCGAGGAGCCGACGGTGCCGGCGAATGCGACGGTGCCGGCGAAGCCGCGGCCGGCCGGCCGGCGCGGCTCCGGCGTGCTGCCGGGAGCGCTGGTGATGGTCGTCACCCAGCTCGTCATGGTCGCGATCATGACGATGACGCCGGTCCACATGCACGACCACGGCCACGGCACCGCCGCCTCCGGCCTCGTCATCGCCGTCCACATCGGCGCGATGTACCTGCCCGCCCCGCTGTCCGGCTGGCTCGTGGACCGCCGCGGACCGCTCGTCGTCGCCGCCGCCGCGGGGCTCGCCATGCTGGCCGCGGGGGTGGTCGCCGCCACCACCGCCGAGTCCACCGCCGTGTTCGCGGTGGCGCTCGGGCTGCTGGGGGTGGGCTGGAGCCTGGGGCTCGTCAGCGGCACGGCGATGGTCACCGACGCCCTGCCACCGGCCGGCCGGGCCCGTACCCAGGGGCTGGTCGACGTCGCGATATCGGCCGCGGGGGCCGGCGGCGGCCTGGCGTCGGGCGCGGTGGTCGCGACCGCCGGCTATCCCCTGCTGACGATCGGCGGCGGGATCCTCGCCCTCGCGGTCGTGCCCGCCGCCGTGGCCGCCGCGCCCCACCGACGGCGAGGTCAGCCGACGTTGACGCCGTAGTCCGTGGCGATGCCGTGCAGTCCCGAGGCGTACCCCTGGCCGACGGCGCGGAACTTCCACTCCCCGCCGCGGCGGTACAGCTCGCCGAAGACCATCGCGGTCTCGGTCGAGGCGTCCTCGCTCAGGTCGAAGCGGACGAGCTCGACGCCGTCGCTGCGGTTGACGACCCGGATGAAGGCGTTGCTGACCTGGCCGAAGTTCTGCCCGCGCAGATCGGCGTCGTGGATGGACACGGGGAAGACGATCTTCTCGACCTGCATCGGGACCAGGCTGAGGTCCACGTTGATCGACTCGTCGTCGCCGTCGCCCTCGCCGGTGAGGTTGTCGCCGGTGTGCTCGACCGAACCGTCCGGGCTGGTGAGGTTGTTGTAGAAGACGAAATGCAGGTCGGACAGCACCTTCCCGGACGCGCCGCACATCAGCGCCGAGGCGTCCAGGTCGTGGGCCGCGCCCGTCGTGGTGCGCACATCCCAGCCGAGCCCCACGGTCACGGCCGTCAGTCCCGGTGCCTCCTTGCTGAGCGAGACGTTGCCGCCCTTGGCCAGGGAAACTCCCACGATCACCCCTCCACCTCTGGTGTCCCGTCGCCACCCTACAGGCGGTCGGCACACGTCCGGACGGCTTCGTCGTACGCCGTACGGGACCATCCTCCCGGCACGCGCGGCGGACGCCCTCAGGTGCGGGCACGCTGGGTGACGGCGATACAGGCCAGGACGATCACCGCGGTCAACGGGGCGAGGGGGGCGAGGTGTTCGCCCATGAGCAGGACCGACCAGACGAGGGTGAGCAGCGGCTGGGCGAGCTGGATCTGGCTCGCCCGCGGCACCCCGACGGCGGCCATGCCGCGGTACCACAGCACGAACCCGCCGAACTGCGCCACCGCCGCGAGGTACGCCAGGCCCGCCGCCGCCTGCGCGGTCGCGTGCAGGGGTTCGCGCGGCAGCGCCAGCGCGGTGACGAGGGCGGTGACGGGCAGGGCGGCGACGCAGCCCCAGGCGATGACCTGCCAGCCGGGCATGTGCCCGGCGAGCCGGCCGCCCTGGGCGTAGCCGGCCGCGCACAGCGGCAGCGCGCCGAAGAGGTACAGGTCGCCGGTGCCGGGCAGGCCGCGGCTCTGGCTCAGCGTGAAGGCGAGCACCGCGAGGGCGCCGGCGCCGGCGGCGGTCCAGAACGTACGCGACGGGCGGCGGCCGGTCAGCACGGCGGAGCAGGCGGCGGTGGCCAGCGGCAGCACCCCGATGACCACGGCGGAGTGCCCGGTGGTGGAGGTCGTCAGCGCGAGCGTGGTCAGCAGGGGGAAGCCGAGCACGCAGCCGCCGGCGACGGTCAGCAGCGCGGCCAGGTCGCGCCGCGGCGGGACCGGCGCACGGGCGGCGAAGAGACAGCCCGCGGCGAGCAGCCCGGCCAGCAGGCCGCGCAGGCCCGTGGCCGTCCAGGGGCCGAGCCCGTCCAGGGCCCAGACGGTGGCGGGGAAGCTGAAGGAGAAGGACACCACGGCGAGGGCGGCCACGAGCGTGCCGGAGCGGACCGCTATCGACGTCGGAAGAGTAGCGCTATCTTGTTCTGTCATGAATGACAGTAGCAGTGTTGCCCAGTTGGTCACGGCCCTGCGCGACGAGCTGAGCCGCTACTCCCCCAACGAGAAGCTGCCCTCCAGCCGGGCGCTCGTCGCCCGCCACCGGGTGAGTCCCGTGACGGTCTCCCGCGCCATCGCGGCCCTGACCGCCGAGGGGCTGGTGACCAGCCGGCCGGGCGCCGGGGTGTTCAAGGCTCCCGCCCGCCGGCCCCCGCGCGCCCCCGGCGACGTCTCGTGGCAGGAGGTGGCCCTGTCCGCGGACCCGCCGCACGCCGCCGTCGACACCGGCCCGCGCGCCGCCGACGCGGCGGGCGTGCTGGCCACGCTCGCCGCGCCGCCGCCGGAGGTCGTCGACCTCAGCGGCGGCTACCCGCACGCCTCGCTGCGCCCGGAGCGGGCGCTGGCCGGGGCCCTGGCCCGGGCAGGCCGGCGGCCCGGCACCTGGTCCCGGCCGCCGGTCGCGGGCCTGGCCGAGCTGCGGGACTGGTTCGCCCGCGACATCGGCGGCCCGGCGGGGCCGCTCGGCGCCGCCGACGTGCTCGTCACCGCCGGCGGGCAGAGCGGGCTGAGCACCGCGCTGCGGGCGCTGGCGGCCCCCGGCTCCCCGGTGCTGGTCGAGTCCCCCACGTACCCGGGGCTGCTCGCCATCGCCAGGGCCGCGGGGCTGCGGCCCGTACCGGTGCCGCTCGACGCGGACGGCGTACGGGCCGACCTGCTGGCCGAGGCCTTCGCCGCGACCCGCGCCCGGGTGTTCGTCTGCCAGCCGCTGTTCCACAACCCCACCGGGGCCGTGCTCGCGCCCGAGCGGCGCACGGCCGTGCTCGACACCGCCCGCGCCGCCGGGGCGTTCGTCGTCGAGGACGACTTCGCCCGCCGGCTCGCGCACACCGACGCCGCGCCGCCGCCTCCCCCGCTGGCCGCCGAGGACCCGGACGGCGTGGTGGTGCACGTCCGTTCGCTGACCAAGGCGGCCTCACCGAGCCTGCGGGTCGGGGCGCTGTCGGCGCGCGGCCCGGTGCTGGAGCGGCTGCGCGCGGTCCAGATCGTCGACAGCCTCTTCGTGCCCCGCCCGCTGCAGGAGACCGCGCTCGAGCTCGTCGGCTCCCCCGCCTGGGCCGGCCATCTGCGCGCGCTCGCCGGCGCGTTGC
Proteins encoded:
- a CDS encoding ABATE domain-containing protein, producing the protein MPESPTGDLAATPAPGAADHLSLDFVNSAMALPGGHFTDLLGTPASANRWLTAHGLAPADAGIREMCAAQLRSLREHLRALFAARAEGLPALPAALAAVNDALSRAPTAALLYWDEKNGPYRAAPCPVNEILDRALAVLAADAADLLTGPDAARLTPCGSSPCNRYLLRHGRRHWCSTRCGDRARAARAYARRTRPGAG
- a CDS encoding MBL fold metallo-hydrolase, which produces MAGAGTTAEQFPVRVLGGPTAFFEYGGLGFLTDPTFDQPRDYEVPGGALTKTAPPAAAPTGLGRIDVVLLSHDEHPDNLDEAGRALLAGVPLTLTTPGGGKRLGAGARGLADWETAEVARPGGGTVTVTAVPAVHGPEPRAVVEAAIGEVVGFVLTGAGLPVVYVSGDNASAAAVARTAERFGPVDTAILFAGAPRIPVLFGGEPLVLDSAGAADAARVLGARRVVPVHYDSWSHFTEGRDELAAAFAAAGMRDRLDWGLRG
- a CDS encoding TerD family protein translates to MGVSLAKGGNVSLSKEAPGLTAVTVGLGWDVRTTTGAAHDLDASALMCGASGKVLSDLHFVFYNNLTSPDGSVEHTGDNLTGEGDGDDESINVDLSLVPMQVEKIVFPVSIHDADLRGQNFGQVSNAFIRVVNRSDGVELVRFDLSEDASTETAMVFGELYRRGGEWKFRAVGQGYASGLHGIATDYGVNVG
- a CDS encoding DMT family transporter, with translation MVSFSFSFPATVWALDGLGPWTATGLRGLLAGLLAAGCLFAARAPVPPRRDLAALLTVAGGCVLGFPLLTTLALTTSTTGHSAVVIGVLPLATAACSAVLTGRRPSRTFWTAAGAGALAVLAFTLSQSRGLPGTGDLYLFGALPLCAAGYAQGGRLAGHMPGWQVIAWGCVAALPVTALVTALALPREPLHATAQAAAGLAYLAAVAQFGGFVLWYRGMAAVGVPRASQIQLAQPLLTLVWSVLLMGEHLAPLAPLTAVIVLACIAVTQRART
- a CDS encoding PLP-dependent aminotransferase family protein, which translates into the protein MNDSSSVAQLVTALRDELSRYSPNEKLPSSRALVARHRVSPVTVSRAIAALTAEGLVTSRPGAGVFKAPARRPPRAPGDVSWQEVALSADPPHAAVDTGPRAADAAGVLATLAAPPPEVVDLSGGYPHASLRPERALAGALARAGRRPGTWSRPPVAGLAELRDWFARDIGGPAGPLGAADVLVTAGGQSGLSTALRALAAPGSPVLVESPTYPGLLAIARAAGLRPVPVPLDADGVRADLLAEAFAATRARVFVCQPLFHNPTGAVLAPERRTAVLDTARAAGAFVVEDDFARRLAHTDAAPPPPPLAAEDPDGVVVHVRSLTKAASPSLRVGALSARGPVLERLRAVQIVDSLFVPRPLQETALELVGSPAWAGHLRALAGALRERRTAVLAELRAELPGLVPDRPPLGGYHLWLRLPDGADEAAVAAAALRHGVAVTAGAPYFTAEAPAPHLRLSYAAGEGTSQVRDGVRRLRRAFPADSPLAGGGRPAGGG